One Leifsonia shinshuensis DNA window includes the following coding sequences:
- a CDS encoding ABC transporter substrate-binding protein, which translates to MTISRRNLLVGAAAGGLAIASAAALAACTPRGLVTPTNAATGTPRRGGHFTHGISGGGSSDTLSAFLFYSVPDYGRWMAQYDTLFYPDHNYVVQKRLADEFSTNSTADEWTIRIRSGVEFHNGKTLTADDVLATLQMTLDPKTGASAAGIMSIVDLANSSKVDDRTVKIKLTRAAVDFPEMLSAVAIVPADYTEAKPIGTGPFISKNFQPGIRSDFSRNPNYWLPGKPYLDELSIVGFNDENARVNALLSGQISGADTVDFTLVKLLDNRSGVTYLHQPTNSFIPLQMRVDQKPFDDVRVRQAFKLIADRPALNAGAYAGHARLANDLYAPSDPFYAKDLPQRHQDLDKAKHLLKQAGAENLALTLTTTDLGAGVLSLSQLFAAQAKKAGVNISVNKLDSTTFNGPNLGSYTFSPNILSPGSYLYTAQQLDAPVSVNNYTHFKDPEFDSLYLQASAQTDPAKRKAIQHRMQEIQYDRGGLIIAGFYDAFDGHTTKLGGLLPDISGTGLYRYADLWLS; encoded by the coding sequence ATGACGATCTCACGAAGGAATCTCCTCGTCGGCGCCGCGGCCGGCGGGCTGGCGATCGCCAGCGCCGCAGCCCTGGCCGCATGCACTCCACGAGGACTGGTGACCCCGACGAACGCCGCTACGGGAACTCCTCGGCGGGGCGGGCACTTCACCCACGGCATCTCGGGTGGCGGCTCCTCGGACACCCTCAGCGCGTTCCTCTTCTACTCCGTCCCCGACTACGGGCGATGGATGGCGCAGTACGACACCCTGTTCTATCCCGATCACAACTATGTGGTCCAGAAGCGGCTCGCCGACGAGTTCAGCACGAACAGCACCGCGGACGAGTGGACCATCCGGATCCGCTCCGGGGTGGAGTTCCACAACGGCAAGACTCTGACCGCCGACGATGTCCTCGCAACGCTACAGATGACGCTGGACCCGAAAACGGGTGCAAGCGCCGCCGGCATCATGTCGATCGTCGACCTGGCCAACTCGTCCAAAGTCGACGATCGCACCGTCAAGATCAAGCTGACGCGCGCAGCGGTCGACTTCCCGGAGATGCTCAGCGCCGTGGCGATCGTTCCCGCCGACTACACGGAGGCCAAGCCGATCGGTACCGGCCCGTTCATCTCGAAGAATTTCCAACCGGGCATCCGGTCGGACTTCTCGCGAAACCCCAACTATTGGCTCCCGGGCAAGCCGTACCTGGACGAGCTCAGCATCGTGGGGTTCAACGACGAGAACGCCCGGGTGAACGCCCTGCTGTCGGGCCAGATCTCCGGCGCCGACACGGTCGACTTCACGTTGGTGAAGCTGCTCGACAACCGCTCGGGCGTCACGTATCTGCACCAGCCAACGAACAGCTTCATCCCCCTCCAGATGCGCGTCGATCAGAAACCGTTCGACGACGTACGTGTGCGGCAGGCGTTCAAGCTGATCGCCGACCGACCGGCTCTGAATGCGGGAGCGTACGCGGGCCACGCCCGGCTCGCGAACGACCTTTACGCGCCGAGCGACCCCTTCTACGCGAAGGATCTTCCGCAGCGGCACCAGGACCTCGACAAGGCGAAGCACCTCCTGAAGCAGGCCGGAGCGGAGAACCTGGCGTTGACTCTGACCACCACCGATCTCGGCGCGGGAGTACTCTCGCTCTCGCAGCTGTTCGCCGCGCAGGCCAAGAAGGCCGGCGTGAACATCAGCGTGAACAAGCTGGACAGCACGACGTTCAACGGCCCCAACCTCGGCAGCTACACGTTCTCGCCGAACATCCTGTCGCCGGGCAGCTACCTCTACACCGCGCAACAGCTCGACGCGCCGGTCTCGGTCAACAACTACACCCATTTCAAGGACCCGGAGTTCGACTCCCTCTACCTTCAGGCGTCGGCGCAGACCGACCCCGCCAAACGCAAGGCCATCCAGCATCGGATGCAAGAGATCCAGTACGACCGCGGCGGGCTGATCATCGCCGGCTTCTACGACGCGTTCGACGGCCACACGACCAAGCTCGGCGGTCTGCTCCCGGACATCTCCGGGACGGGCCTGTACCGGTACGCGGACCTGTGGCTCTCGTGA